Proteins encoded together in one Triticum dicoccoides isolate Atlit2015 ecotype Zavitan chromosome 7B, WEW_v2.0, whole genome shotgun sequence window:
- the LOC119338302 gene encoding probable GDP-L-fucose synthase 1, protein PVLSADPHPAFLADKGARVFVAGHRGLVGSAILRRLLALGFTDVVVRTHAELDLTRQAAVEAFFAAERPRYVVLAAAKVGGIHANSTFPADFIAANLQIQTNVVDAALRCGSVRKLLFLGSSCIYPKFAPQPIPEGSLLSGPLEPTNEWYAVAKIAGIKMCQAYRIQHGLDAVSAMPTNLYGPQDNFHPENSHVLPALIRRFHEAKATNAPEVVVWGSGSPLREFLHVDDLADAVIFLMDQYSGLEHVNVGSGSEVTIKELAELVKEVVGFQGKLVWDSTKPDGTPRKLMDSSKIHGMGWKPKVPLKEGLVETYKWYVENVIADKK, encoded by the coding sequence CCTGTTCTCTCCGCAGATCCGCACCCGGCTTTCCTCGCCGACAAGGGCGCCAGGGTCTTCGTGGCGGGCCACCGCGGGCTGGTGGGCTCGGCCATCCTGCGCCGCCTCCTCGCGCTCGGCTTCACCGACGTGGTCGTCCGCACGCACGCCGAGCTCGACCTCACCCGCCAGGCCGCCGTCGAGGCCTTCTTCGCCGCCGAGCGGCCCCGCTACGTCGTGCTCGCCGCCGCCAAGGTCGGCGGCATCCACGCCAACTCCACCTTCCCCGCCGACTTCATCGCCGCCAACCTCCAGATCCAGACCAACGTCGTCGACGCCGCGCTGCGCTGCGGCTCCGTCCGCAAGCTCCTCTTCCTCGGCTCCTCCTGCATCTACCCAAAGTTCGCGCCGCAGCCCATCCCGGAGGGCTCCCTCCTCTCCGGCCCGCTCGAGCCCACCAACGAGTGGTACGCCGTCGCCAAGATCGCCGGCATCAAGATGTGCCAGGCCTACCGCATCCAGCACGGCCTCGACGCCGTCTCCGCCATGCCCACCAATCTCTACGGCCCCCAGGACAACTTCCATCCGGAGAACTCACACGTCCTGCCCGCGCTCATCCGCCGGTTCCACGAGGCCAAGGCCACCAATGCCCCCGAGGTCGTCGTGTGGGGATCTGGCTCCCCGCTGCGTGAATTCTTGCACGTGGATGACCTTGCTGATGCGGTGATCTTCTTGATGGACCAGTACTCTGGGCTGGAACATGTAAATGTGGGGAGTGGAAGTGAGGTTACCATCAAGGAGCTCGCCGAGCTGGTCAAGGAGGTGGTTGGATTCCAGGGGAAGCTAGTATGGGACTCGACCAAGCCGGATGGCACGCCGAGGAAGCTCATGGATAGCTCCAAGATACATGGGATGGGGTGGAAGCCCAAGGTTCCCCTCAAGGAGGGGCTTGTCGAGACATACAAGTGGTATGTGGAGAATGTCATCGCCGACAAGAAGTAA